The following coding sequences lie in one Bacillota bacterium genomic window:
- a CDS encoding YopX family protein → MREIKFRVLDGFSNWHFSNDIGIGIFFDRLDYDFQEETLGQYTGLKDQKGIEIWEGDILKATRETPTFDSRIKGYVEYSDAHACWVLVIKKGIEFLPLHQLFDLEKVGNIHDNPEMIS, encoded by the coding sequence ATGCGCGAGATTAAGTTTAGGGTACTTGACGGTTTTAGCAATTGGCATTTTTCTAACGACATTGGGATCGGTATATTTTTCGATCGCCTAGATTACGACTTCCAGGAAGAAACCCTGGGCCAGTATACAGGCCTTAAAGATCAAAAAGGGATAGAGATATGGGAAGGCGATATACTTAAAGCTACCCGTGAAACGCCGACGTTTGATAGCAGAATTAAAGGCTATGTCGAGTATTCAGATGCCCATGCATGTTGGGTTCTGGTTATTAAGAAAGGCATAGAGTTTCTTCCACTTCATCAGCTCTTCGACCTGGAAAAAGTAGGCAATATTCACGATAATCCCGAGATGATATCTTGA
- a CDS encoding tyrosine-type recombinase/integrase encodes MDFANDYTHVRPNKLRKLKSASSKRKIPMIPALKEALEQHRLRQSFEIEKNPENLVFCNNKGKPMSPWNIEVRVFRPALALAGLRHVRWHDLIHSYATALLLSRKPLRYASRLLGHADASITLRVYSHVLPETEVDAHERHQAIFKAPKAPSLQHI; translated from the coding sequence ATCGACTTTGCAAATGACTACACCCATGTACGGCCTAACAAGCTCCGTAAGCTCAAATCGGCATCAAGCAAAAGAAAGATACCGATGATTCCCGCGCTTAAAGAGGCACTTGAGCAGCACAGATTAAGGCAATCCTTTGAGATAGAGAAGAACCCAGAGAACCTGGTATTTTGCAACAATAAGGGCAAGCCAATGAGCCCCTGGAATATCGAGGTCCGGGTGTTCCGTCCTGCTTTGGCTCTGGCCGGCCTCAGACACGTTCGCTGGCACGATCTAATACACTCCTATGCTACGGCATTGTTATTAAGCCGAAAACCTTTACGATATGCTTCAAGGCTTTTGGGTCATGCCGATGCATCGATTACGTTAAGAGTATACAGCCACGTTCTACCCGAGACTGAGGTAGACGCCCACGAGAGACACCAAGCCATTTTTAAAGCCCCTAAAGCACCTTCCCTACAGCATATTTAG
- a CDS encoding HAD-IC family P-type ATPase, whose product MEFRKETSFKQNWYSLSVDEVLRELKTSVNGLSNDEASLRLAKYGPNKLAEEKRTPIALVLLHQFADPLIYILLIGAAVTVLLRDFIDAAVIFAVVLLNAVIGFTQEYKAEESIRSLKKLLALHATVIRDEFERDIDAEMLVPGDIVLLQSGQRVPADIRLIQVKEFKVEESAFTGESEPVFKTSEAIPGVDLQPFEQKNIAFMGSTVASGRATGVVVATGSQTQLGQISEEVRSVEPVKTPLQGRIEVLSRYIIFATAGFSAAGLAIGTAQGENLLQLILAIIAMAVAVIPEGLPVALTIALAVTVNRMAKKNAIIRNLPAIETLGSSTVIGSDKTGTLTRNQMTVQELWVGDITYRVEGSGYDPVGVVLKNGQPVKAKDNELLSWLLRIGLLANESNLIKEDDLWRAHGDPTEVALIVSAYRGGLDKEREMLDYPQLDLLPFESEFQYMATLNKHNEATYLLVKGAPEKLLALSKAVAGSRGDIEIYKAAVIEQANKFADKGLRVLGMAYKKMPPGKIEITHDDVAELTFVGLQGMMDPPRPEAIEAVRNAKLSGIKVIMITGDNQRTALSIGKIMEIARESDRAMSGRELDNISDDELRQIVKTVPVFARVSPQHKLRIVNALKENGEIVAVTGDGVNDAAALKAAHIGVAMGITGTDVAKEASDMVVVDDNFASIYRAIIEGRVAFDNIRKVTYFLLTTGLGMLAAIFVAIVTTIPLILLPAQILWVNLVTNGLQDVALAFDPKEEGIERRPPRDPKEGVLNRTLIIRMLVLGALVSMATLGVYLWELAGGYPLEHARTMALTTVVFTQFFHVFNSRSERISVFRQNPLSNRFLFVSIIAAFLAQMALIYIPAMQTVFRSTPLSIREFLIAVGVASVVLFGSEIDKWRLRRSTKT is encoded by the coding sequence ATGGAATTCAGAAAAGAAACGTCTTTTAAGCAAAACTGGTATTCACTCTCTGTGGACGAAGTCCTTAGGGAGCTTAAAACCAGTGTTAACGGACTCTCCAATGACGAGGCAAGCTTGCGTCTGGCGAAATACGGTCCAAACAAGCTCGCCGAAGAGAAACGAACACCAATAGCTTTAGTGTTGCTTCATCAGTTTGCAGATCCGCTTATTTATATTCTTTTAATAGGAGCCGCTGTTACAGTGCTGCTTCGCGATTTTATCGATGCTGCAGTAATCTTTGCGGTAGTGCTTCTAAATGCTGTAATCGGCTTTACTCAGGAATACAAAGCTGAAGAATCAATACGGTCATTGAAGAAACTGCTTGCCCTTCATGCTACGGTGATACGGGATGAGTTTGAGAGAGACATCGATGCTGAGATGCTCGTGCCCGGCGACATCGTACTTCTCCAATCAGGCCAGAGAGTACCGGCCGACATTAGGCTAATCCAGGTTAAGGAATTTAAAGTTGAAGAGTCTGCGTTTACGGGCGAGTCAGAACCTGTGTTTAAAACATCGGAGGCTATACCTGGGGTGGATTTGCAGCCGTTTGAGCAGAAAAATATCGCATTTATGGGAAGCACAGTAGCATCCGGGCGTGCAACCGGAGTTGTAGTCGCAACAGGAAGCCAAACACAACTCGGTCAAATATCAGAAGAAGTGCGCTCCGTTGAGCCGGTAAAAACACCCCTTCAAGGAAGGATTGAAGTATTAAGCCGCTACATAATATTTGCTACGGCCGGCTTCAGTGCTGCAGGATTAGCTATTGGTACCGCTCAAGGCGAAAACCTTTTGCAGCTCATCTTAGCCATCATCGCCATGGCTGTAGCAGTTATTCCTGAAGGACTGCCGGTTGCATTAACCATCGCGCTCGCTGTTACAGTAAATCGCATGGCAAAAAAGAACGCGATCATTAGAAATCTGCCGGCAATTGAAACATTGGGAAGCAGCACCGTAATAGGTTCTGACAAAACTGGCACCCTTACAAGAAACCAGATGACAGTGCAAGAATTGTGGGTTGGCGATATTACATACCGTGTTGAAGGATCAGGGTATGACCCTGTCGGGGTCGTGCTGAAAAACGGTCAACCGGTTAAAGCCAAAGATAACGAGTTGCTGTCATGGCTGCTTAGAATAGGACTTTTGGCGAACGAGTCGAACCTGATTAAAGAAGACGATCTGTGGCGTGCGCACGGAGATCCGACCGAAGTTGCGCTTATTGTGTCAGCATATCGTGGAGGATTGGATAAAGAAAGAGAAATGCTTGACTACCCGCAACTTGATTTATTGCCCTTTGAATCCGAGTTTCAATATATGGCTACGCTTAATAAGCATAATGAAGCAACATATCTTCTGGTCAAAGGAGCCCCTGAAAAGCTGCTTGCGCTTTCAAAAGCTGTTGCAGGATCTCGTGGAGACATAGAAATATATAAGGCAGCCGTAATAGAGCAGGCCAACAAATTTGCAGACAAAGGTCTAAGGGTACTGGGTATGGCATATAAAAAGATGCCGCCCGGCAAAATAGAAATAACCCACGATGATGTAGCCGAACTTACCTTTGTGGGCCTACAGGGAATGATGGACCCGCCTCGTCCCGAGGCCATCGAGGCCGTAAGAAACGCAAAGCTCTCCGGCATAAAAGTTATTATGATCACAGGAGATAACCAGCGCACTGCCCTATCCATTGGAAAGATAATGGAGATTGCGCGAGAGAGCGACCGAGCCATGTCTGGGCGCGAGCTAGATAATATAAGCGATGACGAGTTGCGGCAAATAGTCAAAACCGTCCCGGTATTTGCAAGGGTCTCACCACAACACAAGCTTCGAATTGTAAATGCGCTTAAAGAAAACGGTGAAATCGTCGCCGTTACCGGCGATGGTGTAAATGATGCTGCGGCGCTAAAAGCCGCCCACATCGGGGTTGCCATGGGTATCACTGGCACAGACGTCGCTAAGGAAGCAAGCGATATGGTAGTCGTCGATGACAACTTTGCCAGCATCTACAGAGCGATCATCGAAGGAAGAGTCGCATTTGACAACATTAGAAAAGTTACATATTTCTTGCTGACAACCGGCTTAGGAATGCTTGCCGCAATATTTGTTGCCATAGTAACCACTATACCTTTAATACTGCTTCCAGCACAGATTTTGTGGGTAAACCTTGTAACAAACGGCCTGCAAGACGTGGCACTGGCATTTGATCCAAAGGAAGAAGGCATAGAACGACGTCCGCCACGGGATCCAAAAGAAGGTGTGCTAAATCGTACCCTTATAATTCGAATGCTGGTCCTTGGAGCGTTGGTTTCAATGGCAACTCTTGGCGTGTATCTATGGGAACTTGCGGGTGGGTACCCGCTCGAGCATGCAAGGACTATGGCGCTTACAACCGTTGTCTTTACACAGTTCTTCCATGTCTTTAACTCCAGGTCTGAGAGAATCTCTGTTTTCCGGCAGAACCCCTTAAGTAATCGATTCTTATTTGTAAGCATCATTGCCGCTTTTTTAGCGCAGATGGCCTTAATCTATATCCCAGCTATGCAAACCGTATTTCGAAGCACTCCACTCAGTATAAGAGAGTTCTTAATAGCTGTTGGTGTAGCCTCAGTCGTGTTGTTCGGAAGCGAAATCGACAAGTGGCGATTAAGGAGAAGCACGAAGACCTAG